CGTTGTTCCCCGGTGCAGGAGCAAGCTTCCGCCCGGCGCAGGTCAAGATTCCCACCCTCCGGTAATTCCTCCGCCGGGATGGCATGTGATGACAATTCTGTATCGCAGGCCATCCCGGCGACGGTGTTTAAGGGCCCCCGTACACCGCTTCTGTCCATACACCGATGATCCAGGTGCTCGCGGCAGCGCAGGCCAAGGCAAACTCCACCAGCATCCCTATACCGGTCGCTTTCAGCGCCGCACCGCTGGAGCGGACAGCCACGCGGAAGTTTCGCGTGCGCTGTACTTCGCTGAGGAGGAGCCCCAGCGCGAACCCCACAAATAGACCCACCACCGGGATAACGAACATGCCCACCACGCCTAGGACCACACCAATCAGCACCGATCTGTTGGGGATCCCGTGCTGCTTCATTTTGCGCCCGGTCAACACTGCGCTGGCTGCCATTCCGGCCACCACAAACAACATGCCCACAGCAAAGATCACCCAGCCCATGGCACCGGCACCGCCCCAGATGGCCCAGGCCAAAAGGCTCGCACCGATCAGGATGCTGCCCGGGAGTACCGGAATGATGGTCCCGGCGACACCTAC
This genomic interval from Paenarthrobacter aurescens TC1 contains the following:
- a CDS encoding hypothetical protein (identified by Glimmer2; putative); the protein is MAHRLGAMNAELIVTILCGLAIAVGVAGTIIPVLPGSILIGASLLAWAIWGGAGAMGWVIFAVGMLFVVAGMAASAVLTGRKMKQHGIPNRSVLIGVVLGVVGMFVIPVVGLFVGFALGLLLSEVQRTRNFRVAVRSSGAALKATGIGMLVEFALACAAASTWIIGVWTEAVYGGP